In the genome of Candida albicans SC5314 chromosome 6, complete sequence, the window AGAACTCTactgtttatttttttttcttctgtGTGTGCGGTAACTAATTATGTgagcatttttttttactcttccaacaaacaaacaaaaccaaaaccaaaaccaaaaccaaaactaaaaccaaaaccaaaaccaaacacgtaaaaaaaaatacaaaatcaTCGAATCTTCCGCCAAGATCACCGCACACacaaacgaaaaaaaaggaaaggaaGATTGGAAACTGGAAAATCTTATCGAGTTTATCTTAACAATTCTTTAGTCCGTCGCTGCAACACatacttctttttttttatatttcattCCACATGAGTCTCCCGTTTGCCAAGGAGAAAGTCGATGCTGACCTTGAAAAATCCATGGCGGTTGACTCTAAGAATTATCACCTTCACCCAACTTCATTAACGATAGTAAAGAAGCTTTTATTTGCATTAATTATAGAAAGTACAATTTCGTGTTttgtatattattattatgacAGAATTGGACTAATCCATCCCATGCTAGCTCCAGCAATGTTAGGGTGTTTTTCAGGGGCATTGGCACAATCAATGAACCAATATTCGAAAAGGAAGTTCAACTTGAATAAgatttttaaattcatGGTGTGGGGGTTTATAAACGGATATTTCACTAGTGCATGGATTAGTATATTGGTTACAAGGGTCgacaatttgttttatagAATTCTTTTAGACCAATCTTGTGGGACTCCAatgtttcaattaattttcaatattttgaatgcCTTATGGGACCAAGGTGAAGTATTTTCATCAGCAACAAGAATAGCATTTTTCAAGTCTTTAAAATATAGTTATTGCTTTTGGCCATTTTTTTCGATCGTTCTGTTTATATTCATTCCGGAAACATTGATGTTTCCATGCAACTGTTTGGcaaatttattttggaATCTTATTTTAAGTAAAATAGCATAGACTTTAGTTAATGAAAACGCATTGAGAATACATAGATATAAGAACCGAAGTTTCGACTATTAAAAACTTGAttgaacaaagaaaaaagaggGAAATCGAAGTTTGTACATATAtctataataaatatattctaCTTTCTAAATGATTTTAGTGGATCAACTTTTTTCCTACCTTTACCCTTACCCTTTCTATGCTTATGTATCTTGTTTTTATGGAAAGGGACAAATCCAATATTTTTTACATCCTGTCGAGCACTTTCAGGTAAAAGATATTGCGGaacatttttcaattgggATTGGATTCTAGCTGGGTGCAACTCTTTATCATGTCTCAAACTTGCCAAATCTTGCGGGTTTTCTTCAAAGAATCTCTTCAACTTTTCCGAATTGATCAActcatttttcaattctttaacTCTGGCCTCTCTCACAGCAGTTTGGGTTACAGCTCTGAATGCATCGTCAGCACGATAACGGAACCCTTCAACTTGTTTCATATCAAATTGGTAAggtttgatttcaaatccGTTTTTGGATTGTTGTTTGACTATACGGCCCAAGACCTTTTCATCTTTCTTTGCACTTGCTAAAGATGCTGTTTTATGCTTACCAAATTCAGACAACGGCAACACAAATGAAAGTGCCATACCAGCTTTTCCAGCTCTTGCCGTTCTTCCAATTCTATGAATATATGCCTTTGAAGAGGTTGgtaaatcaaaattcaaCACACAAGCGACGTTTCTGAAATCCACACCACGGGAAACACCATATTCTTTGtcttgtttgaattttgacTTTTTCGATTTTTTCGGTTTAGTCTCAGCGTTGCCTTTATCCTTAGTATCTTCATCaccatcttcatcatcatcttgcTCTTCATTTAACTCGTTCGTCTCATCTGTTGCTATAAGCAAGTGGTAaacatttttattaaactCCTCAACAATGTGTAGTCTCGAATTTATGGGCAACTCACTATTCAAAATGCAGCATCTAATTCCAAATTGTTccaaaaacaatttcaatctGTATCCTCTATCAATGTTATTTACAAAGGCAATGGTTTTACctttaatcaaattcaatttgaaaatcacATATGCTAATAAGAACTTATCAAATTCTGTTGTTTTGGCATAATATTGAaccaaattattttgattggCTGAGtcttcatttaatttcaatatagCTGGTTTAGTACAGTATCTTTGCTTCAAATCatctaaatcatcattCACAGTAGCTGACATTAAAAATGTTTgcaaattctttttcactGGTAAATAACTCtccaatttcttcaaatcaTCCAAATATCCAAACGATAACACCaaatcaacttcatcaatAGTCAAGTTTTTCACTGTACTCAAGTCaatattcttttcatttttctctagaatttgaatcaattttgcTGGCGTGGAAATAATTATTTCTGGTTTATTAACTAACAACGAATTTAAAACTTGGTCACTATAACTGGAGGACAAGTTCAAGACGTTAATCTTGTTAGTACTAAAtgtcaataatttttcaacaaattggaAAACCTGATTAGACAACTCTCTAGTTGGTACTAATATGATACTCTTTATGCCTTGAGATGAGTCATCGGTTAACAAATTATTCACTATTGGAATACAATAGGCGGCAGTTTTACCTGAACCGGTAGAGGCTTTAGCAATAATatctcttttttcttctaatgcTAATGGGATAGCACTACTTTGAATCAACGTGGGATTAGAAAACCCCAATTGATCAATAGCCTGTAATAAACGTGGATCTAAATTAAACGAGTCCCAAGTTGTTTCATCATCTAAATATGAAGATGATGCTGATGTTGACATAGTTGGTAGAAGTAAGTATCTAGTGTTTGATGAGAAGTGAAAGTGGTGTAggattttcaattttccttttttttctaaaataaattttgtCTACCTCATCTCACACACccattcatcatcatcttcaccGCGGGAGCGCGCGTGCTTGCAAAATCAAGCTTATTACCAATTGATCAAACATTGGAAGCACAACAAAATGTTGTAACGAATTACGAAGCACAAATTTATCTATTGCTATACTCTAAAGAGTTTCTAAAACTAGTTTAACTGCTTCCCCTGATTGGTCGATTTTAACTTTGGTAaaatcttcaacaacataAGTGGCGCCGGCTTGTAACAAGACTTCTTTTGGAAAAGTGCTAGCTATGCCCACAACTGTGAAACCACCATTAACACCAGCCTTAATACCAGCAGGTGCATCCTCAAATACAACTCCCTTAGCAGACCcattcaaattataaacttttttcaatctttcAAATGCTGTACAATATCCTTCAGGGTCTGGTTTGCCTTTACTTACATCACTTGCAGTTATAAAAACATCGGGTTTCTTGACACCATGAAACAACTTGTCCAACCAAAACCCAGCTAATTTAGGGTTGGCTGATGTAACAATAGCCCAtggattatttttttcattcaatgtGATTAAAGTTTGTACTGAACCATTGATTGCTTTACCCAAATGTCCATAATTTTGCACAATACCCATTTCCCATGCATACACAGAATCTCTGTCAGTTTTTAATTCCGGGAAATAAGCAGCAAATGTTTCAACAGTACGTGATCCATGGGAGACATTCAACAATGTAggtaaatcaataaatttgtcTGGAAACTCTTGATTGTGTTGATTCACTTGGTTTTCCCAAGTCTTTTCAACAGCAGCAGTGGAATCGACCAATGTACCGTCAAGATCGAATAAAAGGACGCTTGTGTTAATAGTGACAATTTCTGTCATTTGATATTTGTTAATTGAGGAACTAGTGGAAGCTCTATCTTTAACAGAAAAGGCACGCTATGGCCAACCTTTTATACTCTGGAAAAATTTCAGGGCTCAAAAAAACGAAATAACTTTCGGAGAAATAATTCTCCATACATTCTATTGCTCGATTAGGCAACCCGCCCGATCACCtaacaaaatgaaaacaacaCATATTTTATATTGCGTATACAATTTCGTTTCTGTGGAAGAACATGACAAGACAGTCATGATCATTAATGGAACCGTCTGTATTAACAAAGAGTTTTGAAAAGACTTCATGGCATCTTAAGACGAACTGAAATTTTGTGTTATAGGTTAAGGTGTAATAAGATTAACAAACCAAAACGATTACCAGTTTTAAATGATACAGAATCCAACTTCCTCGGTGTTGCAACACGCTTGAACATGTTAGAACATACAAGAAAGTTCTTATTTCTACAAATCCTATTTCTTTAACCTGtttcaacaagaaattgaaattgagaGTAACTTGTATATATTGACAATTCAAAACTCCGGTAATTTTTCTGGGGTAGGTCTCATAATAATATGTTTTCTTAACTCCTTTGGAATTATGTTCTTCATGAACCAATAGGAACGattgattttaattaaattttctttttttcctcCAACCCGCACTATTTTCTCAAGATATGTTTGTTGCAcacaccaccacctccactactaccaccaccactaacTTACCTCCGCACATCACTTGACCCAACAACACCTCATACATTTTATACAacagaaaaattttttttttttcctctcAAACTCGGGATTTTTCACAGCATTTCGGTTCTTAATCAaatagaacaaaaaaacaaattaaaatttcacacattggttttgattctttatttttttttttttttgaaatcattttACCTTGTTTCAACATAGCAATATCGTAAACTAACGAATTCTATTCTCACCATGtcaattgaagatttaaAAAACACCGTTACCAAATTACAAGAAAGAATccaagaattggaaaaaaaagctGGTATTATTCCTGATGTTCCAAAATCAGTTCGTATGGTTTTGATCGGTCCTCCAGGTGCCGGGAAAGGTACTCAAGCCCCAAATTTGAAGGAAAAATTCTGTGCTTGTCATTTAGCCACTGGTGATATGTTAAGAGCACAAGTTGCTGCTAAAACCGCTTTAGGTGTTGAAGCAAAGAAAATCATGGACCAAGGTGGTTTAGTGTCTGATGAAATTATGGTCAACATGATCAAATcagaattggaaaacaaCCAAGAATGTTCCAAAGGTTTCATTTTGGATGGGTTCCCAAGAACTATTCCTCAAGCTGAAAAATTGGACTCTATGTTGGAAAGCAGAAAGACTCCATTGGAAAAAGCTGTTGAATTGAAGATCGATGATGAATTATTGGTTGCTAGAATCACCGGTAGATTGGTTCACCCAGCTTCTGGTAGATCTTACCATAAACTTTTCAACCCACCAAAGAAAGATATGACAGATGATGTCACTGGTGAACCATTAGTTCAAAGATCCGATGACAACGAAGATGCCTTGAAAAAGAGATTGGTCACCTACCACAAACAAACTGAGCCAATTGTTGCATACTACCAAAAGACTGGTATCTGGAGTGGTGTTGATGCTTCTCAAAAACCAACTAAAGTTTGGTCTGACATTTTGAAATGTTTAGGTCAAAACTAAACTTTTTCTAAGTATTAGCCACCATcttaaacaaaaacagaaacaccaaaaaagtaaaatataataaaatgaaatgatATGAATGTGTAACAAAATAAGTCGGGCAAATAGTTATCGTAACGAcgtatttatttattattgatatataatgtatatatatatatatttaacCTACAGATTTTCTAAAACTTTTCTCGTTTGACATGAGGattcaaatcatcattgTCCGCTGGTCTCTTCTTGCTGGATTCATTATAACAAGTGACATGGACAATTTTTCTGCTATTTTTAGGCTCTCCAGGTTGTCTAATACAATTGTACCAGCACCATTCTccaatttcatcattataaGTAGCCTTGATTTGCTCACGACAGATTAAGCATTTATTGTTCATATTTGTTTCTGTTGATGGAACAATCACGTATTGGCTATCGGTTGAAATAGTTTCATCCATTTCCTGAGTAATATCTGGTATTCTTACATCTGTCGAATACTCCAAAAGATCGTTTTCATTAAAATGAACCCATTCATAATCATCTAGATACCAATTTCGAGATTGAACATTACTGCCTTTATTAGAGAGCTTCTTGTTGATTCTAAAATGCCAATCTAAATGTAATCTCTTTTTATCTGCCCCTTCTTTATCAGATGCAAATCTTTTACCACAAATTGAACATTTGGATGGTTTTGAATCATAAAGCAAATCACGCAATTTTGTTGTaggtttattatttttaataaagtcttgcaaattgttgaaagaCAATTTACTAACCTTAACCATTTCCGTAAActtcaatttatcataaTCAGATCTTTGTATTGAACTACTAGATAACAATAAATCTTCTAAAGTACTATTAGAGCCGAGACCACTTGCTGATGGTACATATTTGGTTTGTGGAAAAACCAACGAGTAAACTGGTTTAGATCCAGGGATTGGTTCTTGATCCTTTTTAACCAACCCTGAAAGAACCAAATCATTGAATATCATGAATGCCGGGTTCACCCTAGACACAGGTGGAATCGAAGAGGGTCCCGGCGTAGTGGCAGGAGTTGGTCCTGGGGTAGGAATAGGGGTGCCACCTTTTGATgctgaagaagatgacgaTGAGAGTTCTTGCTCCTTAATGTTTTGtagttgattttgaatagCCTGTAATTCATTAGCTTTCATCACTTGGCTAGAAAGTATTGAtcttaattgatttaatgcCCGAAGTCTATCTTGTGACTTGGAGTTTGGGTTAGTTCgtacttttttttcgaaAATAGGAATTAATTGGTTAATATCGTTCACTAGGGATTGTTGGGACATTACACCCGAGTTTGTTTTGGCCTTCGGGTACCCTGCCTTCTTCAAAAATGAATCTATTTTATCTAATTGTGCTTTCGGAAATAAAGGGTCATTGGTACCTCTTGTTTTGGTTATTTTCCATGTTTCAAACAAGTTCACCAACTTGTTACGAATTGTCTCGTTGACTAATTGAAATACATGagaatataaattaaaaatctCATCTCCAGCTAATATGTTATAAGGGTTACCAATAATTTTGCATATAGAATCTAGTAAATACAATGCAAATAATTTCTGGTCTGGAATAGTTTTATAAATTCGTTGAGTTATTAAATCGACGATTCCATCGGCAACATTTGGATTCTCTTTTGCTATTATagttaaattatcaattattggaCGTGAATTAAATGTTAACTCAGACAAGCTTTGTTTGTATGCTTCCAAAATGTCTGTCATGATagaaaatgaatgaataaataacaACTAATCCAACGACAAGAGTGAAATCGATAGATGAGTAATTGATGCTCCTGTGGTAGTCAATTTTTTGAGTGAAATCGATAGATGAGTAATTGATGCTCCTGTGGTagtcaatttttttgatacaTTTTTCTTGCTGCTGTATGTGGCagaggtttttttttccttttcgTTTTGAAGTTTGTCCACCAGCAAGTAGTGCGCGttccaacaaaaaaaagcagCCTTAAGTTACACTGAAAAGTAATCCATCTCACTCTACTATCACACATACTATCCGAAGGAGTAGAGTAACCAATCTAATGAAGTAAACCGAGTGTCAAAATTGGTTGGCTATTGTTTTATAGTTTTGATGGTAAAGAAAGAGATTGACATAAGTAAATGGTTATATTAAAAACAGCTGCCTTAATTTCTACTTTATAACACAGTTTTATGTACGTTCGTGTAAACACAAATGATATTTTTCCTCTCTTTGATATCCTATAAAATATGTTTCATTTCTGAGATATTCATCTATTTCTTTAAAGTTATGGACAATGCTCTACACATGTCAGATCCCACTTCCAATTATggtattttattttattaagCGCGGTGCTAACAAAATTTTCTGTTCTATTTGCTCACCTGCCAATTCCCGTTTtgactctttttttttctttctccttacaaacaaaatttttctttttttagtcgtttttttttttcgctgttgattttttttttttcagaaGCATTGATTTCCCACAGTTTACCTTATCAATAATCTTTGAGTACATAAACAACCATGTCACCAGCTGCCCAATCATCTTCAGACAAAAAACAATCCGGTATTGCTAGAGTTTTAGGTTCAGCAACTGCCGGTATTGCTGAAATTGGTGTATTCCACCCAGTCGATACCATTTCAAAAAGATTGATGTCTAACCACACCAAGGTTACTTCTTTGCACGAATTGAATAAAGTGATCTTTAGAGATCAAGCTTCTCAAGCATTGGGCAAGCGtttgttttcattgttCCCAGGTTTGGGTTATGCTGCTTGTTACAAGATTTTACAAAGAGTTTACAAATATGGTGGACAACCATTTGCCAATGAATTCTTGACCAAAAACTTCAAGGACAC includes:
- the DOG1 gene encoding 2-deoxyglucose-6-phosphatase (Putative 2-deoxyglucose-6-phosphatase; haloacid dehalogenase hydrolase/phosphatase superfamily; similar to S. cerevisiae Dog1, Dog2, Hor1, Rhr2; regulated by Nrg1, Tup1; Spider biofilm repressed); translation: MTEIVTINTSVLLFDLDGTLVDSTAAVEKTWENQVNQHNQEFPDKFIDLPTLLNVSHGSRTVETFAAYFPELKTDRDSVYAWEMGIVQNYGHLGKAINGSVQTLITLNEKNNPWAIVTSANPKLAGFWLDKLFHGVKKPDVFITASDVSKGKPDPEGYCTAFERLKKVYNLNGSAKGVVFEDAPAGIKAGVNGGFTVVGIASTFPKEVLLQAGATYVVEDFTKVKIDQSGEAVKLVLETL
- a CDS encoding ATP-dependent DNA/RNA helicase (Putative DEAD-box helicase; Hap43-induced; Spider biofilm induced), coding for MSTSASSSYLDDETTWDSFNLDPRLLQAIDQLGFSNPTLIQSSAIPLALEEKRDIIAKASTGSGKTAAYCIPIVNNLLTDDSSQGIKSIILVPTRELSNQVFQFVEKLLTFSTNKINVLNLSSSYSDQVLNSLLVNKPEIIISTPAKLIQILEKNEKNIDLSTVKNLTIDEVDLVLSFGYLDDLKKLESYLPVKKNLQTFLMSATVNDDLDDLKQRYCTKPAILKLNEDSANQNNLVQYYAKTTEFDKFLLAYVIFKLNLIKGKTIAFVNNIDRGYRLKLFLEQFGIRCCILNSELPINSRLHIVEEFNKNVYHLLIATDETNELNEEQDDDEDGDEDTKDKGNAETKPKKSKKSKFKQDKEYGVSRGVDFRNVACVLNFDLPTSSKAYIHRIGRTARAGKAGMALSFVLPLSEFGKHKTASLASAKKDEKVLGRIVKQQSKNGFEIKPYQFDMKQVEGFRYRADDAFRAVTQTAVREARVKELKNELINSEKLKRFFEENPQDLASLRHDKELHPARIQSQLKNVPQYLLPESARQDVKNIGFVPFHKNKIHKHRKGKGKGRKKVDPLKSFRK
- a CDS encoding uncharacterized protein (Predicted membrane protein; induced by alpha pheromone in SpiderM medium); protein product: MSLPFAKEKVDADLEKSMAVDSKNYHLHPTSLTIVKKLLFALIIESTISCFVYYYYDRIGLIHPMLAPAMLGCFSGALAQSMNQYSKRKFNLNKIFKFMVWGFINGYFTSAWISILVTRVDNLFYRILLDQSCGTPMFQLIFNILNALWDQGEVFSSATRIAFFKSLKYSYCFWPFFSIVSFIFIPETLMFPCNCLANLFWNLILSKIA
- a CDS encoding uncharacterized protein (Putative transcription factor with zinc finger DNA-binding motif; heterozygous null mutant exhibits hypersensitivity to parnafungin and cordycepin in the C. albicans fitness test); this encodes MTDILEAYKQSLSELTFNSRPIIDNLTIIAKENPNVADGIVDLITQRIYKTIPDQKLFALYLLDSICKIIGNPYNILAGDEIFNLYSHVFQLVNETIRNKLVNLFETWKITKTRGTNDPLFPKAQLDKIDSFLKKAGYPKAKTNSGVMSQQSLVNDINQLIPIFEKKVRTNPNSKSQDRLRALNQLRSILSSQVMKANELQAIQNQLQNIKEQELSSSSSSASKGGTPIPTPGPTPATTPGPSSIPPVSRVNPAFMIFNDLVLSGLVKKDQEPIPGSKPVYSLVFPQTKYVPSASGLGSNSTLEDLLLSSSSIQRSDYDKLKFTEMVKVSKLSFNNLQDFIKNNKPTTKLRDLLYDSKPSKCSICGKRFASDKEGADKKRLHLDWHFRINKKLSNKGSNVQSRNWYLDDYEWVHFNENDLLEYSTDVRIPDITQEMDETISTDSQYVIVPSTETNMNNKCLICREQIKATYNDEIGEWCWYNCIRQPGEPKNSRKIVHVTCYNESSKKRPADNDDL
- the ADK1 gene encoding adenylate kinase (Putative adenylate kinase; repressed in hyphae; macrophage-induced protein; adenylate kinase release used as marker for cell lysis; possibly essential (UAU1 method); flow model biofilm induced; rat catheter and Spider biofilm repressed), translated to MSIEDLKNTVTKLQERIQELEKKAGIIPDVPKSVRMVLIGPPGAGKGTQAPNLKEKFCACHLATGDMLRAQVAAKTALGVEAKKIMDQGGLVSDEIMVNMIKSELENNQECSKGFILDGFPRTIPQAEKLDSMLESRKTPLEKAVELKIDDELLVARITGRLVHPASGRSYHKLFNPPKKDMTDDVTGEPLVQRSDDNEDALKKRLVTYHKQTEPIVAYYQKTGIWSGVDASQKPTKVWSDILKCLGQN